In Brassica napus cultivar Da-Ae chromosome C2, Da-Ae, whole genome shotgun sequence, the sequence TTATGTCTCTTAAGTCTCTGTCCGTTGTAAGAGTCTTTGTAGAAAAGACAATTGTGGTGGTAGCTGGAGCTTAGTCGATTTGAATCCATCTGCTCTCTTTTGTGTCTTCTGCTAGTCTGGGTCTCTTTGTTGAGGAGTGTCTCCAGCTCTCTGCTTAGTTTCAGGTGAGGTTTTGGTTTGGAGAGTTGGGTTCGGAATCGAGTCTGGCGCCATATGTCAGGTCGGGGACCTGTTGACGGTGCGGTATAGCTGCTGGGGCATTGAGGTGCTTTCGCTGACGTCGTTTCTGGGCTTTCTTCAACTCTAGCTCCTTTGTTGCTCATCGTTGCTTCAGAGGTTCAATTCTCGGTTGGGTCGTTGTTTCGACTTGGGTGTATGCGTGGGAATGTTCAAGTGCTTCTATTCCGAGTTTGGATTCTCTCCTCCATTGTTGAATTCTCAGGTAGTGCTTTCAAGGTTATGGCTTTCTCTTCGTGGTTCTGGCTTTGCTTGGAGATGTTTGTGGCTATGGCTTTTTTCTTCAACGGTGAAGCGTCCCGAGGTCCCGTGTGACGCTTTCGACTTCTCCTCGGTGAAAAGGTTTGGGTTTGAGGCGTGTTTCCTCGCTATGCTGTGATATTTAGCGGCTGGACCTTTTCTGTCTCTCGGGTTGGTTGTCCTACAGTCCTTGTGGTGTTGGTCTTTCCTGATCGGAGGCCTGTCCTTGTTTCGTTTGGCTGTCCCTTTGAAGCCTCCGGTAGTCTAAGGTCCTTGgtctttttcatcttcttctttgtcttagAACATTCAGTTTCTTAGGTCATTAAGTGTAGTATTTCAATGGTTTTTTAGTTGCCCGGGTGTGGGTTCTAGCTTCCTTTCTTTGGGATTTAGCTGCTGATGATATTTCCTTGTTCATTCAGCTTATGTATCAGTCTTTGTATTCCAAACCTTTGAATGAACTTCAATccattgtgaaaaaaaaaagtataaaagtcttttgccacttaataaaaaatgtatttttgaaaatgtctcttaagtggtgaaaagtggtaccatgaaattgataaacatgaaatttcccCAAACATTATTTACCAAGTGATTTGTACATGTGCCATGATTACGATCGTTGTAAGAAAAAAAGGATGACATGTCACACTAAAGAAAGACATAgatcatttttaattatgacatggcTTTCAGTTATGGAAGCAAAAAAGGTAATAAATATCcgagaaattgccacaaataccatattcatagtaccacttttcatgtttacactaatcactttttacctcatttttaatgaagggtaaatgACACTTgtacccctagggttaactaatctacacttagggtttatagttgagCGGTGGGGtaggatttttggaatgtgaaattttttattctaataaatatataaataaatacttaacaaatatataaaaatgtttaaaaaatagtttcaaatataattttcaattttcaaaaagaattttgaaaaaaaaaaaattcgaaaaaaaaatttataaaaaatttcgaatttgaaaaagtataattcgaaaacatataaaaaagttatttttatttatttaaataatgatttattatatatatagataacaatgATATATgagtcttttgtcacttaatgaagaatatatttttgaaaatgtcttttttagtggtggtaaagatgaaaaattGTATCATGAAagtaggggtgtcaaaatgagtAAAAATTAATTAGTCAACCCAAACCAATCCAAACCATGGATCTTAATGGATAGAATAATTGAGTACTAAATGGGTTAATGGACTTAGTAACTTGGGTTAAAATGGTTTGGATTGTAATAAATAATGAGTTATCCATAACCAAACCAATAAAGTtttataacaaacaaaaactcaaatcaaatatataaacaaaaaataaccaaaccaaTTTTCTAAACCAATTTTACTacaccaaattttatttattttttgatatatataactaaattttaataaactaaatcTAACCCAATTAttcacatacacacacacacacacacacacacacatatatatataaatctcttAACACccaatttttcatatatatctaaaactattatATGTTGACTTTATAAAAAGCCAAATTTAATCACAAATTTtgccaaaatcataaaatcaagttttccaccaaaaccgtaaATTGGATTTATTTTCATCAAAACGCTAAATCTCATTTTCCCACAAAAAcgacaaaatcatgttttcatGCCTAAACCGCAAAGTCTTGTTTCTcgtcaaaaccataaaatcgtattttccgccaaaaacgaAAAGTCGTGTTTCCcgctaaaatcataaaattgtgttttcccgaaaaaatcgtaaaattgagttttcccgccaaaaccgcaaagtcatgttttcccgccaaaaccttaaaatcaagttttcccgccaaaaccgtaaaattgagttttcccgccaaaactgcaaaatcgtattttcccgctaaaaccacAATATTGtattttccggccaaaaccgtGAAATCAAGTTtgcccgccaaaaccgtaaaatcgagtttttcctcTAAAACCGTAAAagagtttcccgccaaaaccataaaatcaagtttctcgctaaaaccgcaaaattgagtttttctgccaaaatagaaaaattgagtttttccgccaaaactgaaaaaatgagttttcatgatgaaagtggtaaacataaaatgtCCCCTAAGTATATAGTCATTACCATAGCTATAAAAACACAACTAAAAGAATCTAAATATTAATTGTGATTTATTATAAACTTTCAATcttaaaaaagaataaaaacaaaagaaaaaataaaatattcatatgtttattggaattttatacattttcagtGTTTTTAATTAGAATTGCAAATTGTacaaatatatttctttattatatttaagttttacGAATAAATTGTTTTGTATACTTCTCAtgtttatgattttattaaatataatataaacatatgGTATTATAATCAACGTTTAagatataaaatagtaaaaaatatataaacatattaaagtatttttataatcatttttttataaaaataaaacttttatgCAAACTACATATGTTTTATATCTCCAAGGTTTTAACTAattctacaaaaaatatttttaaaatatatactattgattttaaatagttatgtcattaatttttaaaattcacatATACATTATTTACCATCTGATTGTGTAAGTCTATCATCACTATAAaagaaaactagattttgacccgcacatTCGTACGTGtatttgttttaacttttaagaacATACCATATATGTTTACTGTTCTTACATATTGTGATATTAGCATGGGATTATTAGTTGTTttgaatgttattttatttttctactatatactaattatatatactattgAATGTTGTTTTGTATCTTCGGACTTTTAgttcatttaaaattattagtaatacaataagtaattaattattttaattttttatttattttatgccaattttatattatttatgtacattaatatttttttttttgaaaatagttattatatataatataaacggGCTACTTATTTTTGGGTAGAAAACATtgatatgttttaatatttacgAAATggtaaaatgattttatatcatattatttgtattaaattatatatgtaatcaaTTACGGATACAATTAAttgtttactttaaaatttttgttaagaTATATTGTCATTTGAAACAGTCATTAATGttgatcataaaaaaaaaatgattgtattttttaaaagggaaaatttcatgtttaccactttcatggtaccacttttcatgtttaccaccactaaagggacattttcaaaaatacatttttcactaagtaacaaaagactcttatacccttgttctCTATATTGGTCCGTTATATATGAGGGTCGCgtatagtttttaattatgagaatGGGTCGGTCCAAGTTTTTATTGGACATTTGCTTACCTATAGTAGAGATAAATAATTTATGACCTTTATAGACTTTCGGCCCAATAACTTATACTTTGCAACCCATATAACTTAACCCACACCGACATCTCCACGCGATCCAAAGACTTTCCCGCACGTGCGAAACTCGGCGGTCCGACTCagtggttaaatttttttttttttttcatcccGTCGGCGAAGGTGAAATGCTTTTTTACCTAGGTAAATCTGGGTATTTTTACCGCTATTTTTTCGTGCCATTTAACTAGCCGTACAATCCTTGgtgataaaattaataaaataattagtggATAAGGTTAATTGATAATGGTGAGACATAATATGGTCTGGTGAATAATACAAAGAAACCCTAGTAGAAGAGCTGAGATGTATTCTATCTGAGTTATGTTCGGCGAAATGCATCCACCAGATCTGAAAATGTTGGAAACTAATAGCGGTGTGCGTGGCTCCGGTGGAAGTTTTCGTGGTAAATCTCAGGCGAGCAGTAGCAACACCACCGAAGGTACACTATCTCCCTTCGACATTGCCGAATCTTTGCGTTTTTGttcctataattttatttgtaattgTTCGTGGGGGTGTAGGAAACTCACGGTCACACGTTGTTGTTATGGCTGGTCGGTGGATAATGTATGATAATGGTGGTTGGGATTTCAAGATAGATAATGAGAGAATGGGTAGAGCAGTCGACTTCTCGCAAATCAAGGGCGTTAACGGTTTGAAAGATAGTATTCTTGCTTCTTATGGTTTGTTGGGAAGAGACTTAGAGGTCGAAATGCGTTATTGGCTAATTGATGGAGAGAGTGAAATGGTTGGTAAAGGGGCCGCACCAGTGGAGATAGCAACCGACACtgattataaaatattcaaGGCTCTTCCTAGGACAGACAAGTCTTGTAATGTTTTCGTGACATTTAGAGAGATTGTTGggaaaaattgatatttttaagGTCCGAAAGAGATATCTTGTCGCAAATGGATGCATCACTCGGAATGGATGATGATGAGTTTTTAATTAGGCAAGTAGAAGCAGTTGAAGCATCTTTTGGATTGAACTCACAGACGGCTGAAGGGGTGCAAGGTTCGAAGGATAAAGATAGTGGAGCGGCTGTAGATGGGGTTAATCCGGCTTCAGGTAATATGCTACAACAAGAGAAGCAAAAGAGCTGTGCACTAGGAACAGTAGTAGAGAATGGAAGTAAAAAGAGAGCTCACGTTGAAGCAGCTGAAGATGCCGTTTGTGGGGTTAATCTGGATAATATGCATCAACAAAACTGTACGCTACAAGAGAAGGAAAAGAGCTGTAGAGAAGGAACAGTTGTGGAGAATGGAAGTAAAAAAGCGGGCTAACGTTGAAGCAGTGTcggaagaaaacaaaacagatcaccttgcaaaagaaaatgaagatgaagatgaagatgaagatgaagatggagaTGAAGATGACGAGGCTATGATGATAATGAAGATGaatatgaagatgaagatgatgatgatgatgatgatgctgaagATGGAGATGAAAATGAAGGTGACGGTGGAAATGAAGATAAAGATGACGTTGgaaatgaagatgaagatgaagatgacgaGGACTATGATTAGAATGGCTGGCATGAATTTGTTGGAAATGATTGTGAGAGAGACGAAGATGATGATTTTGATGGATGTCCACCAAAAGGAGGTCATGGTGGACGGTCTGGTCGTAACGGTTATGAGCGTTCTGTGGTCACCAGAGTTAGAGGTCAAGGGTCTAGAAGAGGCCAACGGTCAAGGGCTACAGGTGGATCTTTGTCAGGCAAACAGTGTTGCAATATGAGAAATTACGAAGACAACACAGACAACCTAAGGGATTTCGTATGTACCTCACAGATCGTTGACTTTTCGTACACCGAAGATTCGGATATCTGCGGAAGCGTCGATGTTGTTAATGTAACTCAACCAAAAGAtagaaaacaacaaaaccaCGACGATGATTTTGTTGATCGTCGTTTCACCAAATCGTCCTCTGAAACTGTAAGGTGTGCACTGACCTTTGCAACCGGGAACGCTAATGTTGGCAATGTTGTTTTGGTTACACCACCACAACGAAACGAGAAACGCAGCCACGTGATCGAAGATGATGATGAGTATTTTGATCCTACTCTTGGTCAGGCTAATCCACCAGAAAAGCACAACACACACAGCCGTGTGATCGAAGATGAGGACCCTTTTGTGGATCCTCCTGTAAGAATAAGTTCACAAGTTCAGGGTGGAGAGGCTTTCATGAAAGGGATACAAGTTTCCGAAATGTATGGATATAATGATGTAGTTCATGTGTTTAATTATATGGAAGGAAACGGGTTCCAGCCGCAGGAAATCGACTTCAGCAAGGAGGACTCGAATATATTTGTTGGAAGGCAGTTTAAGGACAAAGCGCAGTTTAAGTTGACGATGTCGATCTATGCACTCGCAGAGGTGTGCAGGTTCAAGTTTAGGCATTGCAAACGCTACGTCACGGCTAAATGCGTTGATAAACAGTGTACTTGGAGGGTATGTGCTAAGCAAGTGGGTGATTCTCCTACGTATTTTGTGAAGAAGGCAAGTTTGGGACATCAATGCACATCTGATGTGCGAGGACAGTACAAAAAACATGGAACATCTAGAGTTCTTGCTGCTCTTCTGCGCTCGAAATACGAAAGACTTCACTATGGACCTCGTGCTATGGAACTGCTGGAAGTACTGAGAACGAAATTCAACTATACATGCACGTACTGGAAAGCTTGAAAAGCTAAGGAACTAGCAATTGAGTCTGCCCAAGGAACAGAGGAAATGTCTTACAAGATGTTACCACAGTACTTGCACGTACTGAAATTAGCAAATCCTGGAACAATCATGGATATTAAAACCGAACTTGATAAAGAAGGAAAATCGAGGATCCTGTATGCATTCATGTCACTGAAGGCTTGTATCGATGGGTGGCAGCATTTGCGTAAGGTCCTTGTGGTGGATGGCACCCACATGTTTGGGAAATTCAAAGGGGTATTGCTTAGTGCTAGCGGGCAAGACGCAGACTGCCGCGTATTCCCTATTGCTTTCGCAGTAGTGGATAGCGAGAACTCAGATTCTTGGAAGTGGTTCTTCGAAAGGTTGTCAACAATTCTAGAAGATAGTTGTGAATTAACAATAATTTCCGACAGATGTGCCGCTATATTTGCAGCTAAAGATAAATGGTATTCATCTGCACACCATGGTATTTGTCTTGAACACCTTAAGCGTAACGTGGGCGATAAGTACAAAGGACTGGATCAGAAGCATATGGTGGCCAGGGCAGCAAAAGCTTTCAAAGTTTCTGAATTTCAAAAGATCTATGACCTTATAAAGCTCACGGATTGGAGATGTTGGGGTTACTTGGAGAAAATCGACAAAAAGTTATGGACACGTTCACATTTCGAAGGAACTAGGTTTAACTTGATGACTTCAAATATAGCTGAATCGTTGAATAAGGTGCTGCTGCCAGCGCGTGATAGCCCTATAATGGCACTGCTGGAGTTTATAAGACGGATGTTGACTAGATGGTTCGAGTGCAGGCGCTACGATATTAGTAAAATGCAGGGAAATATTCCAAAGATAATTGATGAAATAGTGGTCGAACAGTTAGTGTTGTCAACTGGCCTTCTTGTTTTGCCATGTTCTACTTGGCAGTTTGAAGTTACACACAAGCCAACCAAATACGGCTTTGTTGTTAAATTAGAGAAACAAACTTGCTCCTGCCTTGAATTCCAGATGCTGAGGTTGCCATGCCGACACGCTATTGCCGCTGCTTCTTTTCGGAACATCGAGTACGCCTTGTTTGTTTCACAATACCATGTCAAAGATACTTGGTCTGAAACAGTTAAGGGTATCATACTACCGGTTCCAAATCCAGAGGATATCAATATTCCTGCAGTATACTTAAGGTCGACCTTTATCCATCAAAGATGAAAAGAACGAAGGGAAGGCCAGGCATTAAAAGAAAACTTGGAGCCTCCGATTATGCGGTAAAACCTTTGTTTATACCTTGCCTTAATACTTATTGAAATCCATTGAACGCTTTCATTTCTAACTACTTTTTTCGTTTATAGGAGACCccgaggaaaaagaagaagccgAACAAGTGTTTCAGGTGTTTTAAGGAAGGTCACAAGAAGACTACATGCAAGGAACCGGTGCCTTGATCAATCTAACGAGGAACACGATTCCATGGAACTCGGAGGAACCCTTTTATGAAATTATGATATGATTGTGTTTTGGGAATTGGTCAAACCCATTATTTTGGATATCATCGTATTTTGGGTATGTGGTTTATGGTTTCAATGAGGTTTATATAGTTCTATATCCCTAATTACCAAATTTTTACAGATCAAATGACTTGTATGGGTTTACAACCAAAGGTGTATTAATAAAACTTCCATGTTTCTTTTACTTTTGAATAAATTAATCAAACTTTTTGGTTGCCTTCTTGGGAAACTAAATCTCTTCAAGTGTACTGTTGGTTTAGTGGTTATGTCGACCCTATAGGATGCCATTAACTTTCAAGTATAATAGTACACTATATTAGATATTAAGTTCAAACAGTTATAATTCTCTGATTACTGATTCTTGCAGGTCAACCGACAAGATACGGTAGAGGTGTACGACCATAAACGGTGTACACCTTATACTTGTACATATATAATCAAGACGATAAAATTGTagcttaaataatattaaacaacAGTTCAACAAAACACAGAAGCATATAATTACCAGTAAATTAAAAAAGATCAGTTATTGCCGAGGTAGTACTTCAAACATCATAATCTAGATTTTGTGATAAACAGGGTTCATGTAAACTGCATGTCCTACTTCGTCCGCCATACTATGTTGTGAGGAAGGAGTAAAGGTGCTTGCCAGTGAGGTTGATAATTGAAACCGTGTGATTTTAATTATGAAGTAAATGTTCCACCAATACTTTTAACCTAACAACCTTGTACAGATATTTTAAATCTCGCGCTGTGAAAAAGGTTTCAAAGGTTGGTGGAACATTAACTTTAACATTTAACTCATTACCTTCTTAGTGGAATTCCTCTATTTAATAGTATCAGTCTTATATCAACTCAATACACCAAAAAAACATTCCCATTCTCTATAATAGTATGGCAGGTGAATTACTCCCAAATCTTCCCGACGAAATTATCATCAAAATCCTACAGTTGATTGGAGAGCAATCATTTTACTACCAGGGTGATTTCTTGCGGGCTGGGAAACGGGGTTACGCACTTGTTCATGAACCCTCCATCCTAAACATTTACGATGTTACAGAAATGGTCAGCTTTTGTAGCAGTCAAATCAGCAATCGTGGTAGGTTTCGAGTGTTCTTCCGCAAGTGCCTCAATGAGGGCAACACAAGGGCTATTTGCTATGATGGTCTACAAGCAGCAACAATATTGGGACTTGAGGAgagtattaaaattttggaaccAAATGTGCCTAAGCATCCATTATCTACCTTCGCTCAAGCCATTTTCAAAGTATGTCTTGCCAGAGACAAGGAAGCCAGCCAAGTGTTTCAGTTGTTCGCAGCCCATCACGCTGACCTTCGGTCGGAAGAGGTTTTAGATTTGGGACGCTCGATGCAGTACCTAATGCCCCACTTCTATGCGCCGTGGCTTAACACATACGGTGAAACTTTCTTATTTCCGGATGATGATGTAATCATGAAAACAGAATGCCTTGATGGCGACAACTGCAGGATCTATTATGTCGGGTTGGACCGTTGCTGCCAAAACTGCAAGCTGTATTGGATTTGTTTAACCGTTTGTAGTATGCTGTAATAGATGCCTTTGTTGTTCATTTGCCCTGTAATGGTGAACGTTTAAGGTAATTGGGTACTATCCTTAAAttaactttcatttgttttctAAAAGCTGAATACCTCATATTGCTTTGTTTTAAAACTCTCAAAAAGCTGAATTTAATGTTGTAACGTTTGTTTTAGTAATGGCCCATTTTTAGAAAtggactttttaaaatataccggCCCAATCTCTTATCTTTAATGAATATTAAGCGGTTGTTTGCGAAAGTTGATTGCATCTACTGGGGGAAGACGTGACGGTTGAGACGTGACGGTTGAGATGGTTGATACCAAATTTTTTCCTTCTCACCACTCCGTCATCTTTTAGATCCAAAATTGTTCTCCATAATCTTATCTACCAAACTCTCATTCCCTAATCAAAGGATGAGCTCTGAATCATTTGGATCCAACCGTCGCCGGAACCGTGAATTTTGCAGCGGTAGTCCTCATCGCCTCGAACCATGTCCTTATATGACTTTTGACTCTTGCCTCGAAACAACACGGTTGTTCTTCGTCTCAAACGCACCAGTACCAAATTCATGGTCTCTTCGTCATGTAAGTGAAGGTAGCTTTAGTAAGTACTCGGAACTATGCATACGGGGTTTTTTAGTGCAAGGAATGTTACAGTTAGATGATCCCGCTGTTTGTGAAACTCGTCGAATATTAGAGGATATTGGGTGGATTTACACTGTTTTGCATGTTCGACCTTTCTGTCCAAAAGTAGTCAGGAAATGCATTTCGAACCTATACAGTGCTGATGACGGAGTCTATATTAGGGGTTTCCGGTTTGATTTCGACCCCGTCGTGATAAATCAACTGTTTATGACTCCAAATGTCGAACACTCTCACGTTTGGGAGACTGATTATCTGTCGGAGGCAATTATACGCTTGACCGATGGGCGCTATCGTCACTGGGAAACATTCTCTTTAACTTATCTCCTCCCACAGTATGACTATCTCTACAAACTGTGTTTGCTTAACTGGTTGCCTGGTTTTGATGATGATTCAATGATCAAAAGGCGTCTTCGATTTCTCTTCGCAATCGTCAGAAAGAAGCCTATTGACTTCAGTCGTTTGGTTTACGACCAAGTCCTCGAAATGTCTCGTTCTTGTGATGTTGACACCAAAATTACTCTCCCTAAACTTATCTACCAAACTCTCATTCTTCAGAGGGACACTACTGCTCTTCCGGGTGATGAACCCCTAATTGGCTCTCCACTGTGGATTAATGGAGACGAAGTGGACACTGACATTCGAAGGGGTCGAAGAGGTCGTGCCCGTCTCGGATAGAAATGGCTGTTAACATGAAACCTTGTTATCACAACATCTAGCTTATTATGTTTTTCAGTAGTACCTAGGCAAGAACTGATTATATGCATCTGCATTTTGTTGAATTGCTGTGTAATATTATGTTACCTACAACTTTATCGTCTTGTTTAATTACTTTTCTATCCCGTATTACTAATTATCCGTCTTAAACTTAGTTCATTCAGTTCTATAtcacattttattaattaaatgagTGAAAATGACAAGATATGAGTGGGTGTATGACCGAGAGATCATCACCCTCCGGAGTATAAATTGTGCACTATATCTTAAAGTAAGTGCAACAAGTTTTTTATTCcataataataattagtagAAGGCAAACGATACGATTTAAAAGCGGTGTACGATCTTATACTGTGTACACCGTACAATTGTACACTTTACCTTAAATTAAGTTCAACCAGTTTTCTATCCCGTATTACTAATTCGTATAGTGAACATAACAAGATATAAAACGGTGTACGACGGTATACGGTGTACATCGTATACTCCGGAGTACAACTGTACACTTTATCTTAAATTAAGTTCAACCAGTTAACATGACAAGATATAAAAGGGTGTACGACGGTATACAGTGTACATCGTATATTCCGGAGTATAACTGTACACTATATCATAAATTATGTTCATCCAGTTACTGTACAGTATAACTGTACactatatcattatttttatagTTCTATAtcacattttattaattaaaagagtgAAAATGACAAGATATGAGTGGGTGTATGACTGAGAGATCATCAACAAGTTTTATATTCcataataataattagtagAAGGCAAACAATACGATTTAAAAGCGGTGTACGATCTTATACTGTGTACACCGTATATTCCTGGATATAGTTGTACACTCTCTCTTAAACTTAGTTCATTTAGTTGTATATCCCATTTTACTAATTCGCAGAGTGAAAATGACAACATATCAATGGGTGTATGACCGAGAGATCATCACCCTCCGGAGTATAAGCGTACACTATATCTTAAATTAAGTTCAACCAGTTCTATATCCCATATGAATAATTAGTAGAGGGCACACGATAAGATACAAAAGCGGTGTACGATCTTAGTTGGAAAATGATAACAATCCCCTTACAGAAAATAAGATTCCCAAAAACCTACATTCACATCATACTTGCAAACGACTTAAACTGAagcaaacatattaaaactaGAGATTGGAGACGACTGAGGTTGCTGAGCATTTACCGGCGCCAGAGAATGCGACGGAGTTTGAGATGCGGCTGGATCCAGCGGCGGAGGGGCTCGATTCAGTGACGTTGCCAGAGACGGAGCCCACTCCGGTTGAATTGGAGCCATAAATGGAACCTAATCCGGCCGCACTGTTGTCTGCGACGCTGTCAGCGACAGAGACGCTAGAGTCAGTGACGGAGCCACCACCGGCAGCGCTGTTCTCGGCGACGATGTTCGCGAAGGAGACGCTAGAGTCAGCGAGTGAGTCACCATCGGCAGTGCTGTTCGTGGCTGTTAAAGATTCCGATTCGTCGGTTACGGTACCTGAGGCGACGGAGACAGAATCGGACTTGTGGTGTTCCTCTATGTATTCCTGATAGTCTTCAAGATCAACCTTACTGTCGGACTCGTCATAACTCCCTTCTACCGGATTTGGAGAAGACCACTCACTTTCGTACTCAGCATCAGTCTTTGTTTCTTGTTCACCATCATGGTCTTGGTCGTCTATGTCGTCGTTAGGATCCTTTTCCGTTCTAGCCTTCTTCTTGGGGCGTTTTGTCGAATCATCAGATACGTAGTCATCTGAAACCGAGTCG encodes:
- the LOC125582342 gene encoding histone chaperone RTT106-like codes for the protein MDASLGMDDDEFLIRQVEAVEASFGLNSQTAEGVQGSKDKDSGAAVDGVNPASGNMLQQEKQKSCALGTVVENGSKKRAHVEAAEDAVCGVNLDNMHQQNCTLQEKEKSCREGTVVENGNEDDDDDDDAEDGDENEGDGGNEDKDDVGNEDEDEDDEDYD
- the LOC106378305 gene encoding dentin sialophosphoprotein-like — protein: MKQGESSVREYNTMFLAGGLVDKHDEPTLVKMYREGLRENIRSEIGTTVFSTLEEIMQAALEIDESDTPSDTNCSSTESDDSVSDDYVSDDSTKRPKKKARTEKDPNDDIDDQDHDGEQETKTDAEYESEWSSPNPVEGSYDESDSKVDLEDYQEYIEEHHKSDSVSVASGTVTDESESLTATNSTADGDSLADSSVSFANIVAENSAAGGGSVTDSSVSVADSVADNSAAGLGSIYGSNSTGVGSVSGNVTESSPSAAGSSRISNSVAFSGAGKCSATSVVSNL
- the LOC106378304 gene encoding uncharacterized protein LOC106378304; protein product: MSYKMLPQYLHVLKLANPGTIMDIKTELDKEGKSRILYAFMSLKACIDGWQHLRKVLVVDGTHMFGKFKGVLLSASGQDADCRVFPIAFAVVDSENSDSWKWFFERCAAIFAAKDKWYSSAHHGICLEHLKRNVGDKYKGLDQKHMVARAAKAFKVSEFQKIYDLIKLTDWRCWGYLEKIDKKLWTRSHFEGTRFNLMTSNIAESLNKVLLPARDSPIMALLEFIRRMLTRWFECRRYDISKMQGNIPKIIDEIVVEQLVLSTGLLVLPCSTWQFEVTHKPTKYGFVVKLEKQTCSCLEFQMLRLPCRHAIAAASFRNIEYALFVSQYHVKDTWSETVKGIILPVPNPEDINIPAETPRKKKKPNKCFRCFKEGHKKTTCKEPVP